In the genome of Rhizobium rhizogenes, one region contains:
- a CDS encoding GatB/YqeY domain-containing protein produces MMRDTFANALKDALKARDARRTSTVRLIQTAIKDRDIANRGVGKDPVSDEDIMQILTKMVKQREESASIYEGAGRPELAAQEREEIVIIKEFMPEEIPAEKVRELCQAVIAETGASGLRDMGKCMNTLKERYPGQIDFAKASGVVKDLLK; encoded by the coding sequence ATGATGCGCGACACGTTCGCAAACGCTTTGAAGGACGCATTGAAGGCTCGTGATGCACGCCGCACCTCGACCGTGCGTCTCATCCAGACGGCCATCAAGGATCGCGATATCGCCAATCGCGGCGTGGGCAAGGACCCCGTCAGCGATGAGGATATCATGCAGATTCTGACCAAGATGGTAAAGCAGCGGGAAGAATCCGCCAGCATCTATGAAGGTGCCGGCCGTCCCGAGCTTGCCGCGCAGGAGCGCGAGGAAATCGTCATCATCAAGGAATTCATGCCGGAAGAAATCCCGGCCGAGAAGGTGCGCGAACTGTGCCAGGCCGTCATCGCCGAGACCGGCGCCTCTGGCCTGCGTGACATGGGCAAGTGCATGAACACGCTGAAGGAGCGTTATCCCGGCCAGATCGATTTCGCCAAGGCCTCCGGCGTCGTCAAGGATTTGCTGAAGTAG
- the dnaG gene encoding DNA primase, which yields MRFSNSFLDEIRDRVNISDVIGRRVSWDKKKTNTSRGDYWACCPFHGEKSPSFHCEDRKGRYHCFGCGVSGDHFRFLTELEGLSFPEAVQQIADMAGISMPQPDPQAEKRERERTSLQDVMEMATLFFQDQLQTALGARARAYLRDRGLTGRTIETFRLGYAPDSRNALKEHLASKGVTKEQMEACGLVVHENVPVSYDRFRDRIMFPILSSREKVIAFGGRAMAADAVAKYLNSNETELFHKGNVLYNFARARRASQAAGGSVIAVEGYMDVIALYQAGVENAVAPLGTALTESQLDLLWKMSPQPILCFDGDGAGIRAANRAADLALPHIKPDRSVSFALLPDGKDPDDLVRLEGRAPFDRVLSEAKPLAAMIWSRETSGVTFDTPEKRAQLESRLRQIVAVIGDETVRRFYQQDMRDRLNGFFQPRFQQGGGQNGNFRRNGAQPAGRGFQRNAPGRGGAMAAPASSISDRLAQSGLVRGYQTKPSLRESVLAITIVNHPELLLEEYDEIAAIDYENRDLQRLWSTVLTYAAESAAEISRAGLIERLSQQGFEALLKAMDQQVRNARLWTATEQAAMEDAREGYVQALSLHKRTKSLLWQKRELEREIAEATDDERGTLLVRALAEVQLEIGRMENQEAIIDGFGVMSGRVKGPAFGHG from the coding sequence ATGCGCTTTTCCAACTCTTTCCTTGATGAGATACGCGACCGCGTGAACATCTCCGATGTGATCGGCCGACGTGTGTCCTGGGACAAGAAGAAGACCAACACGTCGCGCGGGGATTATTGGGCCTGCTGCCCGTTCCATGGCGAAAAAAGTCCGAGCTTCCACTGCGAGGATCGCAAGGGGCGCTATCATTGCTTCGGTTGCGGCGTTTCCGGCGATCACTTCCGCTTTCTGACCGAGCTTGAAGGTTTGAGTTTTCCGGAAGCCGTGCAGCAAATCGCCGATATGGCTGGTATTTCCATGCCCCAGCCGGATCCGCAGGCGGAAAAGCGCGAGCGCGAGCGCACCTCGCTTCAGGACGTCATGGAAATGGCGACGCTGTTCTTTCAGGACCAGTTACAAACGGCGCTCGGTGCGCGGGCGCGGGCTTACCTGCGCGATCGCGGGCTGACCGGGCGCACCATCGAGACCTTCCGGCTGGGTTATGCGCCGGACAGCCGCAACGCGCTGAAAGAGCATCTGGCGAGCAAGGGAGTGACTAAGGAACAGATGGAGGCCTGCGGGCTGGTGGTGCATGAAAACGTGCCCGTCTCCTATGACCGGTTCCGCGACCGCATCATGTTCCCGATCCTGTCGTCGCGGGAAAAGGTGATCGCCTTCGGCGGCCGCGCCATGGCGGCGGATGCAGTGGCGAAATATCTGAACTCCAACGAAACAGAGCTCTTTCACAAGGGCAATGTTCTCTACAATTTCGCCCGCGCCCGGCGCGCCTCGCAGGCGGCCGGCGGTTCGGTCATCGCCGTCGAAGGTTATATGGATGTCATCGCGCTTTATCAGGCGGGTGTGGAAAATGCCGTCGCGCCGCTCGGCACGGCGCTGACGGAAAGCCAGCTCGATCTCCTCTGGAAAATGTCGCCGCAGCCGATCCTCTGCTTTGATGGCGACGGTGCCGGCATTCGCGCCGCCAACCGCGCGGCCGATCTCGCCTTGCCGCATATCAAGCCGGATCGCTCCGTCAGCTTCGCGCTCCTGCCCGACGGCAAGGACCCGGACGATCTCGTGCGGCTGGAGGGGCGTGCGCCTTTCGACCGGGTGCTTTCCGAAGCCAAGCCGCTTGCGGCGATGATCTGGAGCCGCGAGACATCGGGCGTCACTTTCGATACGCCGGAAAAACGTGCGCAGCTTGAAAGCCGGCTGCGGCAGATCGTTGCCGTGATCGGCGACGAGACGGTGCGCCGTTTTTACCAGCAGGATATGCGCGACAGGCTGAACGGCTTTTTCCAGCCGCGTTTTCAGCAGGGCGGGGGCCAGAACGGCAATTTCCGCCGCAACGGCGCGCAGCCGGCGGGACGCGGTTTCCAGCGCAATGCGCCGGGGCGGGGCGGGGCCATGGCGGCGCCGGCCAGCAGCATTTCCGACCGGCTGGCGCAATCGGGTCTCGTCAGGGGCTATCAGACCAAGCCTTCGCTCCGGGAAAGCGTGCTCGCCATCACTATCGTCAACCACCCCGAATTGCTGCTTGAGGAATATGACGAGATCGCCGCCATCGATTACGAGAACCGTGATCTGCAGCGTCTGTGGTCGACGGTGCTGACCTATGCGGCGGAAAGTGCAGCGGAGATTTCGCGGGCAGGCCTCATCGAGCGGCTGTCGCAACAGGGGTTCGAGGCACTTTTGAAGGCCATGGACCAGCAGGTGCGCAATGCCCGTCTGTGGACCGCGACGGAGCAGGCGGCGATGGAGGATGCGCGTGAGGGTTACGTGCAGGCGCTTTCGTTGCACAAGAGAACGAAATCCCTGCTCTGGCAGAAACGCGAACTGGAGCGGGAAATCGCCGAGGCGACGGATGACGAACGCGGCACGCTTCTGGTGCGGGCATTGGCCGAAGTGCAGCTGGAAATCGGCCGGATGGAAAATCAGGAGGCGATCATCGACGGTTTCGGGGTCATGTCCGGCCGGGTGAAGGGGCCGGCCTTTGGTCATGGCTGA
- a CDS encoding DUF2306 domain-containing protein, with protein sequence MSLQPLLDAPLAVQFHVATVVPAAILGAFIFLRPKGTAIHRLLGKIWVVLMVTTSVSTFFIHELKVFYGFSPIHLLSIFTLYGCLQSVYFARRGDIARHMRIMQSVYLGGIVIAGGFTFVPGRIMHEVAFGDGRAGFAALSAGAFVFAFLFLAVLKQRRRAA encoded by the coding sequence ATGTCACTCCAGCCATTGTTAGACGCACCGCTTGCCGTGCAATTCCATGTCGCCACCGTTGTGCCCGCAGCCATTCTCGGGGCCTTCATTTTCCTGCGCCCCAAGGGCACCGCCATCCACCGGCTGCTGGGCAAGATCTGGGTGGTGCTGATGGTCACGACATCAGTTTCGACCTTCTTCATCCATGAATTGAAGGTGTTTTACGGTTTCAGCCCGATCCACCTGCTCTCCATCTTCACCCTCTATGGCTGTCTGCAATCGGTCTATTTTGCGCGGCGCGGCGATATCGCACGTCATATGCGGATCATGCAGAGCGTTTATCTCGGCGGTATCGTGATTGCAGGTGGCTTCACCTTTGTTCCGGGACGCATCATGCATGAAGTTGCTTTCGGAGACGGCAGGGCTGGTTTTGCGGCCCTTTCCGCCGGCGCCTTCGTGTTTGCCTTCCTGTTTCTGGCCGTGCTGAAACAAAGACGCAGAGCCGCATGA
- a CDS encoding DUF2938 domain-containing protein has product MLELIWRGIAMGIGGTVFMDIWAIVLHRFFGQSAPNWAPVGRWFWHVPKGRIFHDSIATAEPYEHELALGWISHYAVGIVYGVILALVVPAAWFANPSFIEPWIVGIVTVGAGWFLLQPGLGIGWAASKTPNPNKVRFLNLVAHTVFALGMYAVALLMR; this is encoded by the coding sequence ATGCTGGAACTGATTTGGCGCGGCATTGCCATGGGCATTGGCGGCACCGTGTTTATGGATATATGGGCAATCGTGCTGCACCGGTTCTTCGGCCAGTCCGCGCCAAACTGGGCGCCGGTCGGCCGCTGGTTCTGGCATGTGCCGAAAGGCCGGATATTCCACGACAGCATTGCTACGGCGGAGCCCTATGAGCATGAACTGGCGCTCGGCTGGATTTCGCATTACGCCGTCGGCATTGTTTATGGCGTCATTCTTGCGCTGGTGGTGCCGGCCGCGTGGTTTGCCAATCCCTCCTTCATTGAGCCGTGGATCGTCGGCATCGTAACGGTCGGCGCGGGCTGGTTCCTGTTGCAGCCGGGGCTCGGCATTGGCTGGGCGGCGTCGAAGACGCCCAACCCGAACAAGGTCCGCTTTCTCAACCTTGTTGCCCACACGGTTTTCGCCCTCGGCATGTATGCCGTGGCGCTTTTGATGCGCTAA
- a CDS encoding LytTR family DNA-binding domain-containing protein: MDHPYLQSTLREMHAILQSRRLWLTFLAVLAIFIVTGPFGTSETMSFADRLLYWTIIQAGAWTFAISFSVIANRIFADSIRNMLARMMIGSLAAALPIGLLLTITNRVFSGAEMGFGPFVQSSLSSLPLCAIFCLLSYLTASQSPETVPIAATDIGKNTACEVKSTVPLLERLPPQKRGELLRLSVQDHYTEIVTTRGHQLVLLRFSDALKEVGQTEGLQVHRSHWIADADAVSLRKQAGRLHVITRDGTEIPVSRSYNAAVQARFAALAPAR, from the coding sequence GTGGATCACCCGTATCTGCAATCCACGCTTCGTGAAATGCACGCCATCCTGCAATCGCGCAGGCTGTGGCTGACATTTCTCGCCGTGCTGGCGATCTTCATCGTGACCGGGCCTTTCGGAACGAGCGAAACCATGAGTTTCGCCGACCGGCTGCTTTACTGGACAATCATACAGGCTGGCGCCTGGACCTTTGCCATATCCTTTTCCGTCATCGCCAACCGCATCTTCGCCGATAGCATCAGGAATATGCTGGCGCGCATGATGATCGGCTCGCTGGCGGCAGCCCTGCCGATCGGATTGCTGCTGACTATCACCAACCGGGTCTTTTCAGGCGCGGAAATGGGTTTCGGACCCTTTGTGCAGAGCAGCCTGTCGTCCCTGCCTCTTTGCGCCATCTTTTGCCTGCTGAGCTATCTCACCGCCAGCCAGTCGCCTGAAACAGTGCCAATCGCCGCAACGGACATAGGCAAAAACACCGCATGCGAAGTGAAAAGCACCGTGCCGCTGCTGGAGCGGCTACCACCGCAAAAGCGCGGAGAATTGCTGCGGCTGTCAGTGCAGGACCACTATACTGAAATCGTCACCACGCGCGGGCATCAGCTCGTTCTGCTGCGTTTTTCCGATGCGCTGAAGGAAGTCGGCCAGACGGAGGGCTTGCAGGTGCACCGGTCGCACTGGATTGCCGATGCCGACGCCGTCTCGCTGCGCAAACAGGCCGGTCGTCTGCATGTCATTACAAGAGACGGCACGGAAATCCCCGTCAGCCGCTCCTATAATGCAGCGGTACAGGCCCGTTTTGCGGCCCTTGCCCCTGCCCGTTAA
- a CDS encoding methyl-accepting chemotaxis protein, whose product MQKKSNLMTRILFAASSLVVAAFAGFSFYIDSLQHRVTTEAVAENIDSSGKQAAQSIANWLNGRIMLTDTVAKTLAKLSDDDAKVQFLQNDVLTAQFMSTYFGNAENGVFTTFPKTSLPEDYDPRKRPWYLDAVKAGKTVLTEPYNDASTGGLIITAAIPVSVDGKLAGVTGSDFSLDSLVTMIKSVDAGQDGYAFLVSKDGKILIHPDPKFVDKPLTDLFKVDTPAISSAISQTQIDGKGKITSFIPVAGLPSVDWYLGFVVDSDVAYSAIGQFRLAATIATVLAAAIMIALLATVLSRFIVRPVTQMTSAMEGLAAGNLDVAIPGQERTDQIGSMAAAVAVFRSNAMERLRLEGDAEENRTLSEQERNEREKLAAKDAADIQFAVDSLARGLAHLSEGDLNYRIDTPFVTRIDRLRDDFNNSVAKLNAALSTVGQNARAIDAGAGEIRQSADDLARRTEQQAASVEETAAALEEITTTVKDSARRAEEVGRLVDRARSNAEQSGIIVEDAVRAMEGIEKSSSEIGNIIGVIDEIAFQTNLLALNAGVEAARAGEAGKGFAVVAQEVRELAQRSANAAKEIKTLINASTSQVQSGVDLVGNAGKALETIVREVQEINRHIDAIVTSSREQSTGLQEINTAINTIDQGTQQNAAMVEEQTAASHGLASEAAALNELLAQFQLATATRRQAEYGRAA is encoded by the coding sequence TTGCAAAAAAAATCAAACCTCATGACGCGCATTCTGTTTGCCGCGTCATCACTGGTCGTTGCCGCCTTTGCCGGCTTTTCCTTCTATATCGACAGCCTTCAGCACCGGGTCACGACGGAAGCGGTGGCGGAAAACATCGATTCGTCCGGCAAGCAGGCGGCACAGAGCATCGCCAACTGGCTGAACGGTCGCATCATGCTGACCGACACGGTGGCAAAAACGCTCGCCAAGCTTTCCGATGACGATGCGAAGGTGCAGTTCCTGCAGAACGATGTGCTGACCGCACAGTTCATGTCCACCTATTTCGGCAATGCCGAAAACGGCGTCTTCACCACATTCCCGAAAACATCGCTGCCGGAAGATTATGACCCACGCAAGCGTCCCTGGTATCTGGATGCGGTCAAGGCCGGCAAGACGGTTCTGACCGAACCTTACAACGATGCATCGACCGGCGGCCTCATCATCACCGCCGCCATTCCGGTTTCTGTCGACGGCAAGCTGGCCGGCGTAACGGGAAGCGACTTCTCGCTGGATTCGCTGGTGACGATGATCAAGTCGGTGGATGCCGGCCAGGACGGATATGCCTTCCTCGTCAGCAAGGACGGCAAGATTCTCATCCATCCCGATCCGAAATTCGTCGACAAGCCGCTGACCGATCTCTTCAAGGTCGATACACCGGCGATTTCCTCGGCGATCTCGCAGACCCAAATCGACGGCAAAGGCAAGATCACCAGCTTCATCCCGGTTGCCGGCCTGCCTTCGGTCGACTGGTATCTCGGCTTCGTTGTCGATTCCGATGTCGCCTACAGCGCGATCGGCCAGTTCCGGCTGGCGGCAACCATTGCCACCGTCCTTGCAGCCGCAATCATGATCGCCCTGCTGGCAACCGTGCTCTCGCGCTTCATCGTCCGCCCCGTCACGCAGATGACGTCGGCCATGGAAGGCCTTGCAGCCGGCAATCTCGATGTCGCCATTCCCGGTCAGGAACGCACCGACCAGATCGGCTCGATGGCCGCGGCGGTTGCCGTGTTCCGGTCGAATGCCATGGAACGCCTGCGCCTTGAGGGCGATGCCGAAGAAAACCGCACGCTCTCCGAACAGGAGCGCAACGAACGCGAAAAACTGGCGGCAAAAGACGCGGCGGACATCCAGTTCGCGGTCGATTCGCTTGCCCGGGGACTGGCGCATCTTTCGGAAGGCGATCTCAATTACCGCATCGATACGCCCTTCGTAACCCGCATCGACCGCCTGCGCGACGACTTCAACAATTCCGTCGCCAAGCTGAACGCAGCGCTCAGCACCGTCGGCCAGAACGCCCGCGCCATCGACGCCGGCGCCGGCGAAATCCGCCAGTCGGCGGACGATCTGGCGCGACGCACCGAGCAGCAGGCGGCCTCCGTGGAAGAGACCGCAGCGGCGCTTGAGGAGATCACCACGACGGTCAAGGATTCCGCCCGCCGCGCGGAAGAAGTCGGTCGTCTGGTCGACCGCGCCCGCAGCAATGCCGAACAGTCCGGCATCATCGTCGAAGATGCGGTTCGCGCCATGGAGGGCATCGAAAAATCATCGTCCGAGATCGGCAACATCATCGGCGTGATCGACGAGATCGCCTTCCAGACCAACCTTCTGGCACTGAATGCCGGCGTGGAAGCTGCGCGTGCCGGTGAAGCCGGCAAGGGTTTTGCCGTCGTCGCACAGGAAGTGCGCGAGCTTGCCCAGCGTTCCGCCAATGCGGCCAAGGAGATCAAGACGCTGATCAACGCCTCGACATCGCAGGTGCAATCCGGTGTCGATCTCGTCGGCAATGCCGGCAAGGCGCTGGAAACCATCGTCCGCGAAGTGCAGGAAATCAATCGCCACATCGACGCCATCGTGACCTCGTCGCGCGAACAGTCGACCGGCCTTCAGGAAATCAACACCGCCATCAACACCATCGATCAGGGCACGCAGCAGAATGCCGCCATGGTCGAGGAACAGACGGCCGCAAGCCACGGGCTGGCCTCGGAAGCGGCGGCGCTCAACGAGTTGCTCGCGCAGTTCCAGCTCGCCACGGCCACCCGGCGGCAGGCGGAATATGGGCGGGCTGCTTAA
- a CDS encoding MATE family efflux transporter has protein sequence MSSSVVAGTVPSGSGSWFSHFKATLALGIPLIGAQLAQLGIHTTDMVIVGQLGAEKLAAMVLAGQFFFVVFIFGSGFSVAVVPMVAQAYGQGDATSARRSLRMGMWVAIAYWVLALPIFFNAERILISLGQNPNVAALTGHYLAIAKFGLLPALLFYVLRGLVSAIGRAGIILYVTIIMLVMNGVLAYALVFGHFGLPAMGMNGAAVVAVIVNAFSFIFIVAYVQTREETKKYELFVRFWRPDWHALFEVLRLGLPISITILAEVTLFAAASILMGQIGTVQLAAHGIALQLASIAFMIPLGLSQAATVRVGIARGQGDFKNLIRASIMIYAIACGIALCGGILFAVVPDFLAKWFLDPKLPEAAEVLAYASSLVVIAGVFQLVDGIQAVTAGLLRGLKDARIPAMLALISYWPIGLALAWTMAFPLGFGGRGVWFGFVIGLSTAAVLLTARFVLLVKREMQTAR, from the coding sequence ATGTCTTCGTCGGTTGTTGCAGGAACCGTTCCGTCCGGATCGGGGTCGTGGTTTTCGCATTTCAAGGCTACGCTTGCGCTGGGAATTCCGCTTATCGGCGCGCAGCTCGCGCAGCTTGGCATCCATACCACGGATATGGTCATCGTCGGTCAGCTGGGCGCGGAAAAGCTGGCGGCCATGGTGCTGGCCGGACAGTTCTTCTTTGTCGTTTTCATTTTCGGTTCCGGATTTTCCGTGGCTGTGGTGCCGATGGTGGCTCAGGCCTACGGGCAGGGGGATGCGACGTCGGCCCGCCGCTCGCTGCGCATGGGCATGTGGGTGGCTATCGCCTATTGGGTGCTCGCCCTGCCGATCTTCTTCAACGCCGAGCGCATTCTCATTTCTCTCGGGCAGAACCCCAACGTGGCGGCGCTGACAGGCCATTATCTCGCCATTGCCAAGTTCGGCCTTTTGCCGGCGTTGCTGTTTTATGTCCTGCGCGGGCTTGTCAGCGCCATCGGGCGCGCCGGCATCATTCTTTATGTCACCATCATCATGCTTGTCATGAACGGTGTGCTTGCCTATGCGCTGGTGTTCGGCCATTTCGGATTGCCGGCGATGGGCATGAATGGCGCGGCCGTCGTTGCCGTCATCGTCAATGCCTTCAGCTTCATCTTCATCGTCGCTTATGTGCAGACGCGGGAGGAAACGAAGAAATATGAGCTGTTCGTGCGTTTCTGGCGGCCCGACTGGCATGCGCTCTTTGAAGTGCTGCGCCTTGGCCTGCCGATCAGCATCACCATTCTTGCCGAAGTGACGCTGTTTGCCGCCGCCTCGATCCTGATGGGGCAGATCGGCACCGTGCAGCTTGCAGCGCATGGCATTGCCCTGCAGCTTGCCTCCATCGCCTTCATGATCCCGCTCGGCCTGTCGCAGGCAGCGACGGTGCGCGTGGGCATCGCACGCGGTCAGGGTGATTTCAAAAACCTCATTCGCGCCTCGATCATGATCTACGCCATCGCCTGCGGCATCGCCCTTTGCGGCGGCATTTTGTTTGCGGTCGTTCCGGACTTTCTGGCGAAATGGTTCCTCGATCCAAAATTGCCGGAAGCGGCGGAAGTGCTCGCCTATGCCAGCAGCCTCGTGGTGATCGCCGGCGTCTTCCAGCTGGTGGATGGCATTCAGGCCGTGACGGCGGGGTTGCTGCGCGGACTGAAGGATGCGCGCATCCCGGCGATGCTGGCGCTGATTTCCTATTGGCCGATCGGCCTGGCGCTTGCCTGGACCATGGCCTTTCCGCTCGGCTTTGGCGGGCGCGGCGTCTGGTTCGGTTTCGTGATCGGCCTTTCGACGGCCGCGGTTCTGCTGACCGCGCGCTTCGTCCTTCTGGTGAAGCGCGAAATGCAAACGGCCCGCTGA
- a CDS encoding neutral zinc metallopeptidase, with the protein MEWRGRRQSDNIEDRRGMSAGSGPSGNDPFSRGGMRVPIGRRGGGIGIGGILVILLISWVLGINPLTLLSGGDISLDGGGTTQQSGGQQAGTRPQGQSSDETTAFVRTVLAETEDTWSGIFQSAGQTYQKPTLVLFSGQVSSACGYASAASGPFYCPGDRKVYLDTSFFKELDQRFGAAGDFAQAYVIAHEVGHHIQNLTGVLPEFNRRRQSMSQVDANKMSVRVELQADCYAGIWGKFTEQKGILETGDLEEALNAAHQIGDDTLQKQTQGYVVPDSFNHGTSAQRMEWFKRGFQSGRVEDCDTFSANI; encoded by the coding sequence ATGGAATGGAGAGGGCGCCGCCAGTCGGACAATATCGAGGACCGGCGCGGCATGTCGGCGGGATCGGGGCCGTCGGGCAACGATCCTTTTTCCCGTGGTGGAATGCGTGTGCCGATCGGGCGGCGCGGCGGCGGTATCGGCATTGGCGGCATTCTTGTCATCCTGCTGATAAGCTGGGTGCTCGGTATCAATCCGCTGACGCTGCTTTCGGGCGGCGATATTTCACTGGATGGCGGCGGTACGACGCAGCAATCCGGCGGCCAGCAGGCGGGTACGCGTCCGCAGGGCCAGTCGTCGGACGAGACGACGGCTTTCGTGCGCACCGTGCTGGCCGAGACGGAAGATACGTGGAGCGGCATTTTCCAGTCCGCCGGTCAGACTTATCAGAAGCCGACGCTGGTTCTGTTCTCCGGTCAGGTGTCTTCCGCCTGCGGTTATGCTTCCGCCGCCAGCGGCCCGTTTTATTGCCCGGGTGACCGCAAGGTCTATCTCGATACCAGCTTCTTCAAGGAGTTGGACCAGCGTTTCGGCGCGGCCGGCGATTTCGCGCAGGCTTACGTGATTGCGCATGAGGTCGGCCACCACATCCAGAACCTGACCGGCGTCCTGCCGGAGTTCAACCGCCGCCGCCAGTCGATGAGCCAGGTGGATGCCAACAAAATGTCCGTGCGTGTCGAGCTTCAGGCGGATTGTTATGCCGGCATCTGGGGCAAGTTCACCGAACAGAAGGGCATTCTCGAAACCGGCGACCTCGAGGAAGCGCTGAATGCCGCCCACCAGATCGGCGACGATACGCTGCAGAAGCAGACGCAGGGCTATGTGGTACCTGACAGCTTTAACCACGGCACCTCGGCGCAGCGCATGGAATGGTTCAAGCGCGGTTTCCAGAGCGGCCGTGTCGAGGATTGCGACACCTTCTCGGCGAATATCTGA
- the carA gene encoding glutamine-hydrolyzing carbamoyl-phosphate synthase small subunit, which translates to MTETAPWTTRKPTAMLVLADGTVIEGTGIGATGKVQAEVCFNTALTGYEEILTDPSYLGQIVTFTFPHIGNVGTNEEDIEDLTPAARRGAVGVIFKADITDPSNFRTVKHLDAWLKARGVIGLCGIDTRALTAWIRENGAPNAVIAHDPNGVFDIEALKAEAKAWSGLVGLDLAIEATSGQSSTWAETPWVWNKGYGTLGEADAKYHVVCVDFGVKRNILRLFAGLDCKVTVVPAQTSAEDILALKPDGVFLSNGPGDPAATGEYAVPVIQNLIKSELPIFGICLGHQMLGLAVGAKTEKMHQGHHGANHPVKDFTTGKVEIVSMNHGFAVDTKSLPEGVEETHISLFDGTNCGLRIVGKPVFSVQHHPEASPGPQDSHYLFRRFVNLLRERQGETALAER; encoded by the coding sequence ATGACCGAGACAGCGCCCTGGACTACCCGCAAACCGACCGCAATGCTTGTTCTTGCCGATGGCACGGTCATTGAAGGAACGGGCATTGGCGCAACCGGCAAGGTTCAGGCCGAAGTCTGCTTCAATACGGCGCTGACGGGTTACGAGGAAATCCTCACCGACCCATCCTATCTCGGCCAGATCGTCACCTTCACCTTCCCGCATATCGGCAATGTCGGCACCAATGAGGAAGACATCGAAGACCTGACACCCGCCGCCCGCCGCGGCGCCGTCGGCGTCATCTTCAAGGCCGATATCACCGACCCTTCGAACTTCCGCACTGTCAAGCATCTGGATGCCTGGCTGAAGGCCCGCGGCGTCATCGGTCTCTGCGGCATCGACACCCGCGCGCTGACGGCATGGATCCGCGAAAATGGCGCACCGAACGCGGTGATCGCCCATGATCCGAACGGCGTCTTCGACATCGAGGCGCTGAAGGCGGAAGCCAAGGCCTGGAGCGGCCTCGTCGGCCTCGACCTCGCCATCGAAGCCACCTCCGGCCAGTCCTCCACCTGGGCTGAAACGCCGTGGGTCTGGAACAAGGGTTACGGCACGCTCGGCGAAGCCGATGCCAAGTACCACGTCGTCTGCGTCGATTTCGGCGTCAAGCGCAACATCCTGCGCCTCTTCGCGGGTCTCGATTGCAAGGTGACGGTGGTTCCGGCCCAGACGTCGGCCGAAGATATCCTGGCGCTGAAGCCGGATGGCGTGTTCCTGTCCAACGGTCCGGGAGACCCGGCCGCGACCGGCGAATATGCCGTGCCTGTTATCCAGAACCTCATCAAGAGCGAGCTGCCGATCTTCGGCATCTGCCTCGGCCACCAGATGCTCGGTCTCGCCGTTGGCGCAAAGACCGAAAAGATGCATCAGGGCCACCACGGCGCCAACCATCCGGTCAAGGACTTCACGACCGGCAAGGTGGAAATCGTCTCCATGAACCATGGTTTTGCCGTCGATACCAAATCGCTGCCCGAGGGCGTCGAGGAGACCCATATCTCGCTGTTCGATGGCACCAATTGCGGCCTGCGCATCGTCGGCAAGCCGGTCTTCTCCGTCCAGCACCATCCGGAAGCATCGCCCGGCCCACAGGACAGCCACTATCTCTTCCGCCGCTTCGTTAACCTGCTGCGCGAAAGACAAGGTGAGACAGCGCTCGCCGAGCGCTGA